CCTAGAAATAGTACTGTCTTACTGACTAACGCCTGCTAAATAGGAAAGTAGGAGGTGTGcaattcctaatttttaaatagcaaagTTTCTTCCCAGGTAGTGTTAGTAACTTTCAGAATCCTAGATGGAATGATGATTAGAACAACACAAGGAAAGCAGCAATTGACAGAACAGAAATAAGAACGGGCCTGAACCAACTGCAAAATAAGCAAGGCTTCAGAGGACTCCCAACAATTCTTGTCGTCGTGGGTTTCAACGTCCGGTCCCACTGGGTCAGGATGGCATTTCTGGCTCCTGGCCACTTCCCCGGGCCCACCAGCCTAAACTGATACGAGCTGCAAGGGCCAAAGTAAACCTCCAAGGCCAACTTTGGATCTGTGAGAAACAGCCATGGGATGTTGGGCTTTGCCCCAATTAAGGAGGCAAGTTCATCCATATAAACGATATAATCCGTCTGTATGGTATTGCTTTTGCCAAACCTAGGGGCGGGAGAGGAAACAAGACTGTGGTCATCCACGCTTTGTATAGGAACAACAGGGAAAATGCCTCACACCTTTTTATCCATGGGAATCAGCATCTATCCTTTGTGTTGGTAAGGGGACTATTGCTCATTATCCTGTACTTTGTAGTTGTTACTAAAGGACTTTCATACTGATCTCATTTGGACATTCCACAACACGGCAAGGCAGCTGAGAAAGGcatttttattcacatttacAAGTAGGTAAATTGTCTCTTGCTCAAGTGAGGTTATTACTTCCTGGCCACTGAGCTAATTAGTGACAGAGGTAGGACTGGAGCCCGGTTCTTCTGACTAGTTCTCATTTTATTAGAGCCATCTGTTGGAAGGCATCCTTTACATCTTAGAGGATTTATGGGCTAGAAAATTGAAGTCCACATCCACATGTTCCCAAACTCCTCTAACTTCTAATCTTTCTGGGTTTCCTTTCTATGACATATTGCAGGAGCTATGGAGGGTTAAAACAGGATTTAGTGGGGTATCAGGTGCAAAATAGATCGtggatataaatatttgttgaatggctaAATTTAGCTCATAGCTGTCAACGTAATGACTCACTCAGGGCCATTTAAAACTAAAACAGTCCCAAGTATTCACAAATTCTGCTTTTTCTATGAAAATTCTACATCCCTTTACAATAGCTGCTCTTACCATTTGagctttttccccattttttcatCAATGTCATTCATCATGTCCTTGACAGAAGGCAAAGTGCAAGTTCCTATAAAAAGGGAAAGACATGATAGTAGTTAAATAAGTCTGGCACAGGACCAGCTtgcaatatttcctttttaatagtGAGTTATGAATCACATTAGTATTTCCAAATTTTTTGTCACTgtctagtaaaataaaaatttgagacaAACATACAGGTCATTCCCAATCTTCTCAGTGATGATACTCATCACAATAATTAAAAGCCATTACCCAAATAATcttttatctttgtatctttGCACTTAAATCAGTTATcggatttaaaaaatcagtttcaaaATATTAGATTATATATTCTAATCtctcagctttatttttaagtatgttATCTAATAAATTATAGCCAAAGGTAAATAGGCatctcttttttaagatttaagaaaaaaaatcttcataggAAGTTATCTTGCTTTGCCAGGAAAGGGAATTTCCAGCAGATAAGATAGAGAATTTAGTGAAGCCGCAGGGTTCTTTCTGAAAAGCCAGTAGCTCCTGAATGAGACTGAGGATATGTACTGTCCATAAGTCACCAAGGATatagggaagtcccaggagaccAAATCTGAGTTGGGGCTGCCCCAAGATTTCAGACTCTTTCTGGCATCAATTTACAGAATTCTCTGAAATCTAGACCCAAACTTTTGTACCCAGATGCTTCAAATTAATGTGGTTTCTTTGGCAATTCTGCGATCACCTGGAACCAGAATTCCCAGCCTAGCTCTGATTGCTCAAGACATACAATGACTTGCCTAACTCCCTATTCCTGAAATCCTTATAGACAGGGTCATGTGAACAGTCTGTAGACATGGCCTTGTTTCAAACCTTGGAACTCATTCTGTCCTTGGGCaggaggagagatggagaagaggCTATATTCTATAGCCCACCAGCTATTGCCATTGGGCTGCTTGTAGCTGACCCCTCTGTCCTGGTACCCTGGTTCCCCCAAATTGGATTGTTTGCCTTATCTTCCATTTCCCTCAAGACTGAGTCTTTGCCTTGTGCATCAGTTCTCTGTTGATTGGGTATCTGCCTTGTCTCCTTTCTTCAGAGCCCAGGTTACAACTCTTGTCCACACAGAGAGTAAGTGTCCCACATTTTAATGCCAGTCTCTTTGAACCTGGACCCTGAGCCTAGCTCTTTCCAAGTAGAATTTCATGCCCTCACCTTCCTGGCTGCTGCCTCACTGGAGTAACATCATCCTGCAACACATCTCTGCTTGGggactggggagggaaggagattcAGAGAGATCACTGATATAAAGGACTGTAATGATGTGGATAGTAGCCTGGTGGTGGGCGATGATGCAGGCTATGTAGTTGCAGGTTCCAACCACCAgtataaaagaacatttaaaccCCAGCAAGTCAGGTAGGACTGGAAGCCTTAGATGTGGCTTCAAAGGAAGCAGACCAGCTAAGATTCCTTATCCATAGTTTTCATACCTTTAAGACCAACTAGACTTTGCACACTAAGCTTTGACATCTCTATTTGTTCTTTAACCATGGCCCTGTTTGGTCTTATTGTCTGAATTGGCCCACAACTGCATTTAAAGCTTAGTGTGAATCTGATCCCAGTGCCTAGGGCTGGATGATGCTGCCTGCCTTCTTTGCTTGACCCCAGTCAagtttgttgtttcctttttctttttaaaatacagggaTTTAGTATTCCTTAGAGACTGTCTACCACACCAAGTGCTTTCTGCTTCTAATGATCCATGGCAGGGAAGAAAATAGAGCAGGAAATCCACTTCCTCTCTagcaatgatatttttttttcatgactgtGGATGTTTAAAGTTGGCTGGATATTGACTTTGAAACATCTTTTATTAACCTTTCAAGAAATGTCATTCTATTGAGTTTTGAAatcttaattttataaagttgTCATGCATTTAAGATGAGAGTCTCTGGTGTTCTCAAGTTTAATGAAAGGTCTTGGGTAATTAACAGTTCTAAGGAGTTATTAATCACAAACTACTCCTTGAATAATACCTTGTACTATTGTTTATGACAATTCAatgtaatatgtttttaattgtttataaaatataatactaaaAAATGTAGAATTATAGATTCTGGAAACTGGATGGGACCTAGGATTTGTCCCTTGTTATTAGGATTATTGTTTTCACAAAGACTCAAAGCCATTCTCATTGGCTTCCATCTTTCCCATCAATGAGCTTCTTTGTCTACTTACCCTTTATTACTCGTACTGCCCAGCGAGACTGCAGGTCAGTTGTGGGGATGACAGCTCCAAGGGACTGGACAAGGCCAATCACTGCCATGGTTGGCTTCTCCAGTGAAGGTGGGAATATGCCTTTAAATAAGGTGACCTCGTTGTCTCTGCTCTTAATGATGGAGTCATCAAGGAAGGGGTAGGCGTAACTATAGCCTGTTGCAAAGATGACACAGTCAATGGCCTCAAACACTGTCCCATCCTCAAAAATGGCCGAAGTCTCTGTAAACTCCTTCACATTTGGCTTAACGGTCACAGTGCCACATAGAATGCGAGCCGGGAGCTCATCATTGAACACGGGCTCTTTCCTCAGGGTGCTGTATGGAAAACAGAGATGACCATTAGAACAGTaacatttcctgtttcttttattggtccataataattaattaatgattGTTAATAGTTAATTAGTAAGGAAGGAGAAAACGACTCAAGATTTTTTAATGTGCCATGGAGTGTCACCAATATGGTTGAAGAACAAAACTGATGTAAGGCAACATTGTGGAGTAAGAGAAATTGTTTTTTTGCTGATCCCTTCTCTATTTCCTGtgatctttctcttctcttccacagAGCTCTCTCTAAATCCCAGAATAAGCACTCAGGCCCTTCCCCCTGTTAAAACCTATATCAGGAAAAACTCTTAAAGTCAGAGTACCTgggtctttaaatttttttctttgctacttATCAACTGTGAACCTTGATCAAAttaagttttcttaatttctcttgcctCATCTTTCTCATCTGGAGTGGCAATAAAGTTATACCTACCACAGGTCATTGGGAGACCTAAGTAATATAAAGAATTTGGCATAGTTTGTAGCACATACATAGTGCTCGAAATGTTAGACATTATTCTTAACATAGCATACTCCAAAGTGGTCATCGTGATGTAAAGAAGATCAGATAGGTGGAAGGAAGCTAAAGGTGGGAAGACTGCAGTCAGGTTCTATCATAAAATGTGAAGTGTGAGCCCCGTGCAGACAAAGGCACAAgtcaggtgagggagggagcatCTAGGAATTTAAATAAGACCAGGAGCAGGAAGAGGCCACTGGAAATCTGGAAAGAGAGAACTTCTGATTACTTTTTATTCAGTAACATCTCTAGTGAGTGCACATAAATCTGAAGTTAGGGGTGAACTGAATAGTGTTGAAGGAAAAGACTTTGTTCTTATAGGACAGTGAGAGCTGTGAGAGAGCCATAGGTAGACTCCACTGGGGAGGAAACTGAGCCAGACAATGAGATTGGTTGGAATGCCGATTGGAAAAAGGCTGGATTCAACTGCTCGAATTACCTGCCATTTATCTTAAACCCACTGCCGTGTTGAAACTTCTTTTGTCAAGGCCACCAGGACCTTCAAGCTGCCAGATCCCATGGTCTACTCTTACTCCTCACTTTACTCAACTTATTAGCAGCATTTGACACGCTTGATGGTGTCCTCCTCCATGAAACACggtctttattttgctttcaggTCATCACTCACTCTTGATTCCTTTCTACCTACCTCGCTATTCTTTCTCAGTGTCTCCTGCTGaattcttctcctcttcctgacCTCTAAATGATGATGTGCCCCAGGACTCAGCCCTCAtaccttttgttttctccatctccaTTCATTCTTCAAGAGACGTCatctagttttcatttctttaagtaCTATCTGTATTCTGACCAGtccacatttttgttgttgttgtttcagttCACATTTTAAACTTACGGTTTGAGTGTATCTTCTGTCTTGTGTATCCCACTGCGTTTCCACATTTTTCTGTGCGAATGTCGAATAGACATTCCAACTTTTATACGTTTAAAACTAAATTTCCGCTCCTCCCATGGTTTTCCACGTCTCAATAGATGTCACCTCTATCCTTGCCCTCTTGCTCAGATCAAAAGTCTGGAAGACATCCTTGACCCCTTTTTTGCTTTCACATCTGTTATTCAATCTAATAGAAAATGCTGTTTGGGTTTACCTTCAAACTGTATCCAAAATCTGACCACTTCTGAACACTGACGATCCTAGTTCAAGCCACCTACCCCTCTCATCTGGATGTTTGACAAtagcctctttttttaaatatattttttttatacagcaggttcttattagttatctgttttatacatattagtgtatacatgtcaatcccaatctcccaattctttccaccaccaccaccaccgcccctgcttccatacatttgttctctacatctgtgtctctatttctgccttgcaaaccggttcatctgtaccatttttctagattccacatatatgcgttcatatacgatatttgtttttctcttttctgactttcactctgtatgacagtctctaggtccatccacgtctctacaaatgacccagtttccttcctttttatggctgagtaatattccattgtatatatataccacatcttctttatccatttgcctgttgatgggcatttaggttgcttccatgacctggctattgtaaatagtgctgcaacgaacattgggatgcatgtgtcttcttgaattatggttttctctgggtatatgcccaggtagtgggattgctggatcatatggtagttctatttttagttttttaaggaacctccatactgttctccatagtggctgtatcaatttacattcccaccaacagtgtaagagggttcccttttctccacaccctctccagcatttgttgtttgtagattttctgatgatgccaattataactggtgtgaggtaatacctcattgtagttttgatttgcatttgtctaataattagtgatgttgagcagcttttcatgtgtctcttggccatctgtatgtcttctttggagaaacgactatttaggtcttctgcctattttttgattgggttgtttgcttttttaatactgagctgcgtgaactgtttatatattttggagattaatcctttgtccattgattcatttgcaaatattttctcacattctgaaggttgtcttttcatcttgtttatagtttccttggctgtgcaaaagcttttaagtttcattaggtcccatttgtttatttttgtttttatttccatttctctaggaggtgggtcaaaaaagatcttgttgtgatttatatcagagaatgtaaactcttagaggaaaacataggaataacactctttgacaaTAGCCTCTTACCCAgtgtttccatttccttccttgACCCACCCATCTATAATGAGTGATGACCATAAAAGCCAAAGTGATCTCTTCAAATTAACTTAGATCTTGTCTTCAGTTTACTCAGATGCCTGCAATTGCTTCCCACTGCAATTGCAGAGTAAAGGCCAGACTCCTTACAGTGGCCTACAGGACCCAACATCAACTGGCTATTTTGATGTCTCTGGTTTCATTTCCTGCTACTCTGCTGAGCTCTCTTCTCCAGGAAGAGAAGCTCATTGTAGTTTGTTGAACATACCAGTCATACCCCTGAAGAGGTGATGTCCTAGCTGTTCCCATTGTTCAGAATACTCTTCTCCAGATATCCTCATGGcttattttctcatctctttcagGAATTTGCTTAAAAGTTTTCTCAGTGAGACCTCCCCTACGGAGTGTTTAAAATTGTCCTGATGGCACTCCCTGTTACCCttgcttgctttgtttttcctccctGATACATGTCATCGTATGATTTTCtgctatttgtttattgtctgtttcccacTACTAGAATGTGGGACAGGGATTTTATGtgtttgttcactgctatatccacAGGATTTAACACAggtcctggcacataataaatgcttaataaatatttgttgaattaatgaattaacttTGATGTAAACAGCTTATAACTTGGGTTTTTCACCCACATCAAAGTAATTTCTTATCATGTGACTGGCTTGGGGGATGTTATAGGAGAGAGTGAGGAGGAGACTGAAGATGTAAACATTGTGGCCATAGTTCAGTGCGAGGGCTCCATCAAGGGGCAGGTGTTGAGAGCGAAGCACAGGGAAAGTTCTGCTTTGCTTAACTTTGTCATTAAGAAAGAGGCAGTAGAGCAAGGTGGCTAAGAGTGAGGGACTCTAGAGTCAGCAAATCTGGACATGGCTTTAACTTCCTGGCTGTGAGGCTTTGGTAAAGTTAACTACATTGaaccacagttttctcatctctgaaatgaaGATTATAACAGAGCCATCCTCATAGTTGTTGTGAGAATAAAGGGAGGTAATGCGTGTCAGAGACTCTGACATGTATTAAGGGCTTAAAACATGTTGACTACTATTATCATAACTCTAGGGACTAATTCCTGAGGTATTGATATTATATAACTTCGCAGCTGTGCAAATCTGGTAAGGAGGATTGTGAATAGGAAAATACCCCTAACTTTTGCAATTCTTTATCCTCTGAAAAGTGAGAGGTGATTACTTCACTTTGATTTGTTTGGGGGTTACAACACACATTAGGGTTGTtgacactgaaataaaaattagcaGGCATATCATGTTTAAGTCTACTTTACCCATTTAAAGGCATCAAGCCATAGTTCTCATGCTTGAATCTTGCATTCATTTGCTTGACGTACCACCAGTCAGAGATGACTGTTGGTAAGTTGTTGTTGAGGAAGGTTTCAAATCGAGTGATAAACATCATGTCCCATGGATAGCCACCATGCCAGACCCGGCTCATCACCCAGGAGCCACTTCTGGAGCTGACGATGACCTTAAAAAACACCATTTCAACCATTAAAGTGGTGACCGTTTGTACTGGATACTGTGATATATCCCCCAGATCTGCCTTTAGGAATGGAGTTATTATAGCAGCTTCTGGGAGTGTTGCCAGAAGGCAGCCCTCAGCTGTCAACCCTCTTTGGCAGTTAGTTTGGTAACTTATACTCTTTTTGGATTCCCTGCATTCAGTGACTGGTTAATGGAAGGATATAAAGGCCCAGCCTCTCACTTCAACTAGAGACAATTCTAAAGGACTAGCCTAGCTTCAGAGTAAGTAAAGGAaaacttctttcccttccctcagaGGTATTCATCCAGAGAGCTCTCCCAAATAAACTCCCTGCCTTATAATCGACATCTTAGGGTCAACACTCTGTTATACTCCTCCAGGCAAATTTTCGTATCTTAATCAAATCTTCTCTGGTGTTGATGACGAATAACTGCATTCTAGTCATATTTCTTCTAGTGCTTATCTGATGATCCCAAAATGATCCCATTAGTTTCGGAGGAATTTACTGGACACATGTTAGACACTAAATGTCCCAAAGAAGAAGATTGTTGAATGGCAACATCTCTCCTTGCTGATGTTCTGCCTTTGCCATACAAGCTATTTAAAATTTCACAAGTTACCAGGGAAGTTGAGCTATATGAAACACTGCTTAGTCTTCCGATCAAGCACCCTGCTCTTCTCCCGTTTCGTTATCACACCTTTCAAATGGTGTGTCTGTCCCTTTAAAGAACTCCCTTAGTATCTGGGAGGCGTACCTGTTCGGCTGTGTGGCTGAGTTCTGAGGCAATATCACAGCCCGAATTCCCCAGGCCAATCACCAGGACTCGCTTCCCCTTGAATATTCCTGGTTCTTTATAGTCCCAGCTGTGGAAGCATTTGCCTTTAAAAAGTTGTAGACCTGAGTGAAAAGTGGGAAACATATGaatcatttgatttccatttaaaaaactgcTGTAACAGATCTTGTGGGTGAATATAGTTGCAGTAATCTGGAATTTTAGCACACCAGGTATGTTAGATACAGTGGaagcatattttaatttaatgtgtACTTTTATAAATTGTACTTTTATATATGTAAGAAAGACATTATCAAGGTCATTCATTCATGTCAGATTTGTAGGTGGCACCCTAAATTTTGGCCTTACCTTGAAAGGACTCTTTTGGTAGGTTGGGGTACACATGATGTCCAGAACAAATCATTACAGCATCAAAGACAGCTGATTCTTTTTTACCATCCTTTTCAGTGATAACGTCCCATTGGCCAGTGACTGAGAAATCAGGACGTTTATTTACACTGGATACAAGTGTCTAagagaaacacagaaagataGCCTTCTTTTTTTCTATGCTAACAGGTAGGTTTGGCACCAACTTGATCAAACAggatgaaaaaaatctttaataatgTCTTAGGAAAAATACTTAATTCATTATGAAGGTACATATTACAAATTCAAAATTccttcaaaataattcaaaacattaAATGGTCTATATGTTTTTTATCCCCACATGGTTCCTTGTGTATGACCAGTATTTTCTGCAGTAGAAGAGTGATTCCTTTCGGAGCTATGACAGTGAATTGAATCATAGTTTACAAGAGGCATGTAGCACATGAAGTAAATAATCTGGTGGCCAATAATTTTTGTAGTAACAACATTTCCTAACGTATTTCATTAgccactttatttttaacattattgtCTTAAAATGAAAGATGTTGTCTGTATTCAGAGCATAAGttcttctcaaattttagtgtgtGTAAGGATTACGTGAAAAACCTTAGGAATCAGGATCGTGCCTGCAGcccggggagggagctgtgaaggaggaaaggttcccacacctTGGGAAGGCTCCTCACCAGCGGAGAAATTAGACTGGATGGAGGGGGAGTTTCAGAGCCTAAAAGGAGAAAGCAGACCCAGCCCCagcttattttctaatataagcatttaagcTTATAATTTTCATGAACGTtttgctctctctgcttcccACAAATACTGATATGTAGAATTTAAATTATGGTTCagctctaaatattttaaaatttccattgcattttcttttttgacccataaATTGTTTAGGAAAAAAGAGTTCTTAAGTTAATGGAATGTGGTCAAGTTTTGTAAATTTCCTACGTattcttgagaagaatgtgtattctctaaATCTAGGGTCAGAGAAGCCACATTGTTAAAAACGTTGACAAGTAAGAAAGAGACACTGAAAGAACTAATGGGAAtctactaataaaaagaaaattcctcaCAGCAATGCCCCGAATTAATTTCTTGATAACATCTTACCTTAAGTTGAATGTATCTCAGGAGGTTCTTTTCTTTGGCAAACGCAGTGATGTATTCCTGGAGCTTACTGTTATGCATAAAGTTGGGAAAGTCATCAGGAAAAGGGAAGTCCGGAAAACATGTCATCTCTTTGGAAGAGTTGGTAAAGACTGACCGATAAATGCTGGCCCTGCCTTCCTCGGCATGGTCCTGTGAAAGTATGGTTTTAAATGGAAGAGAGTTTGTGAATGAGTATACTTATCACAGTCAGGGCCAGTTCCAAATAATTAGCACTCATTTTCAGTCGGCCTTTACCCACAAGTAAGTGAAATAAGATGAGGCATAAATTAACTTCACTTAAACAATTTGATGATAATCAAAGGAACTTAGAATGTGGAAAAATATATCTTGCTTAACATCTTTGCTTTTCTAAGGGAAACAAATTCTGAATTTCATCATGTCCTTTAAAGAACATGTAACTGgaataattttattccttttagcCATTAAATACAGTAatagatattttccaaaattcacCCATGCATGATTTCAGTGTGTCAACACATAAgcatggacaaacaaaatgtgatatatacatacaatggagtattattcagccttaaaaagaaaggaaattctgacatatgctgtGATAGGCATTGACTTTGAGGatatatgctaaatgaaataagccagtcacaagaagataaatactgtataattccacttagcGGAGGTACCCTGAGTGATCACATTTATAGAGACTGAAAGAGCAGTGGTTGCCTGGgaccagggagaggagggaatcgagagttattgtttaatttctgtactattttactttgggaagattaaaaatgttctggagaggGATGGTGGTATGATTGCACAGTAATGTGAATtaacttaatgccacagaactatatgcactttaaaatggttaaacagCAAATCTTTATTGTGGTTtatttaccacaatgaaaaaaatttcctttagcATGTCATGAGGTAGTTCTGGTGGATTAGATCATGATATTTTCTTATGTACCTAGGGCAGAGAGAAGTTTGGTTATGTTTagaacagtgtttttcaaatgtttttgccCATACCCTATAGTtagtaatacattttatattgcaACCcagtgcgtgcacacacacaaacacacacacagtggggacaaaagttttatgaaataaatcattttcaaCAAGTTGAGTTGCACACATACGTTCTATACATTTCATTTAAACATGCAGATTGATTCATTAATTTATATCCTAACACACTAATGAGTCATAGTCTCCAGTTTGAAAAACATTGGTTTAAAGGAACTGGGTAAGGAGAAAGGggaatagaggcagaaaaaggggTAATGGTGGATTACTTAAGTTCTAAGCTTTATTCTGGAATTCTGAAATTAACATTGAGGGGAACACTGAGGGAAGAGGggcttttgtttttcacatttgaaaTTCTGGTAAGATATCAGAATACATATCAAAACCTCCCCCTGAACCAGCCTGGGTAGAGGGAGGTTGACACAGGAAAGTCAAGTAGCAATGATTAGGAAGAGGTAGAACTTCAGTTTAGTTTAGTTCTCTTGAACCCATTCAGTTTGAACAAAACATAGGAGTTCCTGCTTGCTCCCAACAGGGATGCAGAAATGATCTGAGAATCTTAGTACGCAGTTTACCAGAGAGTTGCCATGGAGGAAGCTAAGCGACATTTTAGGAGAGATGCAGAGTGGACCACTTGAGTCAGGGACTCAGTGAGAAAACTGGACCTGGCAAGTGAGGTCTATTCAGCAAGCAGATTCAGTGGCTCCTGTTTAAGTTAAGAGAGGACAGTCTCCAGGTTCATCAACTGCTGTCTTATCCTCTTGAAGGATGAGTGTGAATGGTAACCAAATAGAATAGAAACATCAGGAGACCAGAGCGGCCAGAGGACAGTCCCAAGACCTGTGTTTGAATCTGGGAAACTTTGGCTTCCCTTTACCCCAAGGTCATTTAAGTTCTCCTTCTCCATAAGCCCAGATACAATTTTGGAAAGAGCTGAGGGGCAAGGAGGGGACCTGAAAGACTGAGCATTGATCCAAAAGAGACCTAGAGATTAAGCTGTGCCAACTGGGGGTACTCCTTGTGTCTTAGAATGCTTTTATGCTTCTCTCTATGTAATTCTGGACATTTGTCTGTGTCCTATTTATGCTAGACATAAACGAGTGACCTGAACACTTAGTAGTCTAGTATTACTTACTGACGAAACATTGCAACATATCAAGAACTCATAGGAGAAAATGGGAGAGGATCTCCCAGGACAGAGTGAGAGTTTTAGGGTTCGCTGACATGCTTCATGACTTTCCCTCAACTTACAGCATGAGGCATTTGGTAGACAGAATTTTAAGAGTGACCCTTAGTGCTCCTCAGCCTTGTACAGTCATTTGCCCTCTGAGTCTGGGTGAAACCTGTAAATATCATATCACTCAAGGTATGAGGAGGATTCAGCTTGTTGTTCTTGGCATTGAAGATGGAGGGTGCCATATGCCAAGGAATACTAGCAGCCTTTAGGAGCTGAGAGGAATCCCAACTTACAGCCAGCAAGGTAACAAAGACCTTAATCTTACCACAGCAAGGAACCGAATTCAGTCACCACCCTATATGAACTTGGGTGCAGATTCTTCCCTTGTGCCTCCAGATAAGGGCCCTGCCCAGCTAGCAGCTTATTTTTGACCTCGTGAAACTCTAAGCAAAGAACCTAGCTgaactatgctgtacacctgagagtAATAAGTAAGTGTTGTTCTGAGCTGCTAAAGTTTGCAGTAATTTGCTAcgcagaaatagaaaactaatacaaggcCAAAGGTAAGGTTTTGGAGCAAGCCAAAGTCAGGGAAAATTATGTAATGTAACAACAAGGGAGGAGtttcatataataaaaatgatgcaAACCTTTGAGACAGGTTTGAGGTGCTTTTGCAACTTTGGTTGCTTCAGGATAATATTCAGTAAATCCCCCTAGCAATGCTGAGCTGATTGGTCTTCAGTTTTTCTTGGATTCCGAAAAGGCCATGATTAATGAGAGAGGAGTTGCAGCATCAACTAACCACATCATGTGTGActtgcttaaaaaagaaaaaaaaaaaacaaaaaaatatgtcatgaacaTCTTACTGTTCCTATTTGGTATTATAGTGTATCTCAGAGCCCATGTTTATAGACTGATTCTTTTAA
The sequence above is drawn from the Tursiops truncatus isolate mTurTru1 chromosome 1, mTurTru1.mat.Y, whole genome shotgun sequence genome and encodes:
- the FMO3 gene encoding flavin-containing monooxygenase 3 isoform X1; this encodes MVKKVAIIGAGISGLASIRSCLEEGLEPTCFEKGEDVGGLWKFSDHAEEGRASIYRSVFTNSSKEMTCFPDFPFPDDFPNFMHNSKLQEYITAFAKEKNLLRYIQLKTLVSSVNKRPDFSVTGQWDVITEKDGKKESAVFDAVMICSGHHVYPNLPKESFQGLQLFKGKCFHSWDYKEPGIFKGKRVLVIGLGNSGCDIASELSHTAEQVIVSSRSGSWVMSRVWHGGYPWDMMFITRFETFLNNNLPTVISDWWYVKQMNARFKHENYGLMPLNGTLRKEPVFNDELPARILCGTVTVKPNVKEFTETSAIFEDGTVFEAIDCVIFATGYSYAYPFLDDSIIKSRDNEVTLFKGIFPPSLEKPTMAVIGLVQSLGAVIPTTDLQSRWAVRVIKGTCTLPSVKDMMNDIDEKMGKKLKWFGKSNTIQTDYIVYMDELASLIGAKPNIPWLFLTDPKLALEVYFGPCSSYQFRLVGPGKWPGARNAILTQWDRTLKPTTTRIVGSPLKPCLFCSWFRPVLISVLSIAAFLVLF
- the FMO3 gene encoding flavin-containing monooxygenase 3 isoform X2; this translates as MTCFPDFPFPDDFPNFMHNSKLQEYITAFAKEKNLLRYIQLKTLVSSVNKRPDFSVTGQWDVITEKDGKKESAVFDAVMICSGHHVYPNLPKESFQGLQLFKGKCFHSWDYKEPGIFKGKRVLVIGLGNSGCDIASELSHTAEQVIVSSRSGSWVMSRVWHGGYPWDMMFITRFETFLNNNLPTVISDWWYVKQMNARFKHENYGLMPLNGTLRKEPVFNDELPARILCGTVTVKPNVKEFTETSAIFEDGTVFEAIDCVIFATGYSYAYPFLDDSIIKSRDNEVTLFKGIFPPSLEKPTMAVIGLVQSLGAVIPTTDLQSRWAVRVIKGTCTLPSVKDMMNDIDEKMGKKLKWFGKSNTIQTDYIVYMDELASLIGAKPNIPWLFLTDPKLALEVYFGPCSSYQFRLVGPGKWPGARNAILTQWDRTLKPTTTRIVGSPLKPCLFCSWFRPVLISVLSIAAFLVLF